In Anoplopoma fimbria isolate UVic2021 breed Golden Eagle Sablefish chromosome 12, Afim_UVic_2022, whole genome shotgun sequence, one DNA window encodes the following:
- the pqbp1 gene encoding polyglutamine-binding protein 1, producing the protein MPLPAALLARLAKRGIVKPSDQEVDEEIIAEDYDDNNVDYEATRVESLPPNWYKVFDPACGLPYYWNVETDMVAWLSPNDPTAVVTKPAKKIRVEGGDERIERIERIERPFEKLEREREREREKERERERERERERDEGRDRDRRKPRREDAAPYSKNKRGRKDDEMDPMDPSAYSDAPRGSWSTGLPKRNEAKTGADTTAAGPLFQQRPYPSPGAVLRANAANQIPKE; encoded by the exons ATGCCTCTACCCGCAGCACTGCTGGCCCGCTTGGCCAAGAGAGGGATTGTCAAACCGTCAGACCAAG AGGTGGATGAGGAGATTATTGCTGAAGATTACGATGACAACAACGTGGATTATGAAGCTACGAGGGTGGAGAGTCTTCCACCAAACTGGTACAAAGTGTTTGACCCAGCTTG TGGTCTTCCTTATTACTGGAATGTGGAGACAGATATGGTGGCCTGGTTGTCTCCAAACGACCCAACTGCAGTAGTCACAAAACCTGCCAAGAAAATTAGAG TtgagggaggagatgagagaaTTGAGCGAATTGAGCGAATTGAGAGGCCGTTTGAGAAGctagagagagagcgggagcgGGAACGAGAAAAAGAACGGGAGAGGGAacgggagagagagcgagagagggacgaagggagagacagagacagaagaaagcCGAGGAGAGAGGACGCAGCTCCGTACAGTAAGAACAAAAGAG GGAGAAAAGATGATGAGATGGACCCCATGGATCCAAGTGCTTATTCTGATGCCCCAAG GGGCTCGTGGTCGACTGGCCTGCCCAAGCGTAATGAAGCGAAGACGGGTGCAGACACCACAGCGGCGGGGCCCCTGTTCCAGCAGCGGCCCTATCCCAGTCCGGGGGCCGTGCTTCGGGCTAATGCTGCTAACCAAATACCCAAGGAGTAA
- the gpkow gene encoding G-patch domain and KOW motifs-containing protein, with amino-acid sequence MASLGGDAGSPKSAPSGDQEERKPAAVSFGFTKTVNKFKPSTGDGGFNKEDKDYLTGIDGKELQSSKPSEKPKELIIPLIQKNRWHRLDRAVQGEASEGKAAKTTQDNDSVESQAVKELIEDSRRQLEEWQNGSQSDINPNLAIPLLMQNKVPDGFEDGDRVKVDLRPESSTEADYESIPVEAYGIAMLKGMGWNKEEGIGRTFKQHVKPIEHQLRPRGLGLGADRSAIKDLEPTRHKRPPKPGEEREKEEELVMGPGGCVLVQSGAHRDLYGKIEGVDADNARVVVKLAIGGRSATISQHAIKLVGREEYDKNCKDLSRLSRAHKEKEKEKEKEQQRREEKERQSNGDDAKHKSSERDRGKDERKRKHRDSSQDREKPPVKESRRPPAPPSWLQRDLKVRFIDKAFKGGRYYNSKMRVEDVLSPTMCVCRTEEGRLLDDVKQGMLETIIPKSEDDSIMVVLGEHRGQVGRILQRDKNKSRAMVQLDRHEEKLFTLDYDTICHYVGEAGH; translated from the exons ATGGCGTCGCTCGGAGGAGATGCGGGTTCCCCCAAGTCTGCTCCTTCTGGGGACcaagaagagaggaaaccagCGGCCGTGTCGTTTGGTTTTACTAAAACAGTCAACAAATTCAAACCTTCCACTGGAGACGGAGGGTTCAATAAAGAAGACAAAGATTATTTAACCGGGATTGACGGGAAAGAATTGCAAAG CTCAAAGCCATCCGAGAAGCCCAAAGAGCTCATCATCCCCCTGATCCAGAAGAACCGCTGGCACCGGCTGGACAGAGCCGTCCAGGGCGAGGCGAGTGAAGGCAAAGCAGCAAAGACAACCCAAGACAATGACTCTGTGGAGTCCCAGGCTGTCAAGGAGCTCATTGAAG ACTCGCGGAGGCAGCTTGAGGAGTGGCAAAACGGCTCTCAGTCAGACATCAACCCGAACCTCGCCATCCCCCTGTTGATGCAAAACAAAGTGCCCGACGGCTTTGAGGATGGAGATCGTGTTAAGGTGGATCTACGGCCTGAATCT TCGACAGAGGCAGACTATGAGAGCATTCCTGTTGAGGCTTATGGAATCGCCATGCTTAAAGGGATGGGCTGGAATAAAGAGGAAGGCATCGGACGCACCTTTAAACA GCACGTGAAGCCAATCGAACACCAGCTCCGTCCTAGAGGTTTGGGTCTCGGAGCTGATCGTTCAGCCATAAAGGACCTGGAGCCCACTAGACATAAGCGTCCCCCGAagccaggcgaggagagagagaaggaggaggagctaGTGATGGGTCCAGGAGGCTGCGTGCTGGTGCAGTCAGGGGCTCATAGAGACCTGTATGGAAAG ATTGAAGGCGTCGATGCCGACAACGCTCGAGTTGTGGTGAAGCTGGCCATCGGCGGCAGGTCTGCAACAATCAGCCAGCATGCTATTAAACTAGTTGGGCGCGAGGAATACGACAAAAACTGCAAAGACCTCA GTCGCCTCAGTAGAGCCCacaaggaaaaggaaaaggagaaagagaaggagcaACAGAGacgggaggagaaagagaggcaaaGTAATGGTGACGACGCAAAACACAAGTCTTCAGAAAGAGATAGAGGAAAAgacgagaggaagaggaaacacagagattCCAGTCAAGACAG AGAGAAACCTCCAGTGAAAGAGTCACGGCGACCACCGGCTCCCCCCTCCTGGCTCCAGAGAGACTTGAAAGTCCGCTTTATAGACAAAGCTTTCAAAGGGGGCAGATACTACAACTCAAAG aTGCGTGTGGAGGATGTCCTGAGCccgactatgtgtgtgtgtcgaacTGAGGAGGGTAGACTGTTAGACG ATGTGAAGCAGGGCATGCTGGAAACCATCATTCCTAAAAGTGAAGATGATTCTATAATGGTCGTACTGGGAGAGCACAGAGGACAG GTCGGCCGTATTCTCCAACGGGACAAGAACAAGAGCAGAGCGATGGTGCAGCTCGACCGACATGAGGAGAAGCTGTTCACTCTGGATTATGACACCATTTGTCACTATGTAGGAGAAGCAGGCCACTGA
- the timm17b gene encoding mitochondrial import inner membrane translocase subunit Tim17-B, translated as MEEYAREPCPWRIVDDCGGAFTMGAIGGGVFQAVKGFRNAPAGVGHRLRGSANAVRIRAPQIGGSFAVWGGLFSTIDCGLVRLRGKEDPWNSITSGALTGAILAARSGPLTMMGSAMMGGILLALIEGFGILLTRYTAQQFQNPIPFAEDPSQLPPKDGGQQQQHQGEKGQFQ; from the exons ATGGAGGAGTATGCCCGTGAGCCTTG TCCCTGGAGGATAGTGGATGACTGTGGAGGTGCTTTCACCATGGGTGCAATTGGTGGAGGGGTGTTCCAGGCAGTCAAGGGCTTTCGTAATGCCCCTGCA GGTGTCGGACACAGACTGAGAGGAAGCGCAAATGCAGTGAGAATAAGAGCTCCTCAGATTGGAG GGAGCTTTGCTGTATGGGGAGGGCTCTTCTCCACAATCGACTGTGGTTTAGTTCGcttgagagggaaagaggatCCTTGGAACTCTATAACAAGTGGTGCACTAACCGGGGCCATCCTGGCAGCACGCA gTGGGCCGTTAACTATGATGGGCTCTGCCATGATGGGGGGGATTTTGCTCGCTCTCATTGAGGGTTTTGGGATCCTTCTAACCAGATACACAGCACAGCAGTTTCAGAATC ctatTCCATTTGCAGAGGACCCCAGTCAGTTACCTCCAAAGGATGgaggtcagcagcagcagcaccaggggGAAAAAGGGCAGTTTCAGTAG